A single window of Gadus morhua chromosome 22, gadMor3.0, whole genome shotgun sequence DNA harbors:
- the ndrg1a gene encoding LOW QUALITY PROTEIN: protein NDRG1a (The sequence of the model RefSeq protein was modified relative to this genomic sequence to represent the inferred CDS: deleted 1 base in 1 codon), with the protein MDDIHLVESKPLLVDRELPGLREAVQQLMIKEHDVETPYGRIHCSMKGVPKGDRPVILTFHDIGLNHKTCWNPVFSHEDMQEIMQHFAVVHVDAPGQHEGANTFSNGYEYPSMDQLAETLPAVLKHFGLKSVIGMGIGAGAYILTRFALDYPAMVEGLVLININPCAEGWMDWAAHKITGWAHALPDMIISHLFGTEEISNNHDLIGTYRHHIMNDMNHYNLQHFVRAYTSRRDLEIERPIPGSPINPRTLKCPSLLVVGDNSPAVEAVVDCNTKLDPTKTTLLKMADCGGLPMVDQPAKLTEAFKYFIQGMGYMPSASMTRLVRSRTASGSSVASFDGNRSRIAHQRPPATARARTPNDGTRSRSQTTEHPQRRPLPPRTPWTAPASSDQAVLKSTEVSC; encoded by the exons ATGGATGACATCCATTTGGTCGAGTCCAAGCCCCTGCTGGTGGACAGGGAGCTGCCG GGCTTGAGAGAGGCTGTGCAGCAACTTATGATCAAG GAGCACGACGTGGAGACCCCCTACGGGAGGATCCACTGCTCCATGAAGGGCGTGCCCAAGGGCGACCGGCCTGTCATCCTCACCTTCCACGACATCGGCCTGAACC ACAAGACCTGCTGGAACCCGGTGTTCAGCCACGAGGACATGCAGGAGATCATGCAGCACTTTGCCGTGGTCCACGTGGACGCGCCAGGCCAGCACGAGGGGGCCAACACCTTCTCCAACGG GTATGAGTACCCCTCTATGGACCAGCTGGCTGAGACCCTCCCCGCAGTCCTGAAGCACTTTGG GCTGAAGAGCGTGATTGGCATGGGCATCGGCGCCGGGGCCTACATCCTGACCAGATTTGCT CTGGACTACCCCGCCATGGTGGAGGGCCTGGTACTGATCAACATCAACCCCTGTGCTGAGGGCTGGATGGACTGGGCCGCACAcaag ATCACAGGCTGGGCCCACGCTCTGCCAGACATGATCATTTCCCATCTCTTCGGAACG GAGGAAATCTCCAACAACCATGACCTGATCGGAACCTACCGCCACCACATCATGAACGACATGAACCACTACAACCTGCAACACTTTGTCAGGGCCTACACCAG CCGTAGGGACCTGGAGATCGAGAGACCCATCCCAGGAAGCCCCATCAACCCCAGAACGCTGAA GTGCCCTTCCCTGCTAGTGGTCGGGGACAACTCCCCTGCTGTTGAGGCCGTG GTCGATTGCAACACCAAGCTGGACCCCACCAAGACCACTCTGCTGAAG ATGGCTGATTGTGGAGGCTTGCCCATGGTCGACCag CCCGCGAAACTGACAGAGGCATTCAAGTACTTCATCCAGGGCATGGGATACA tgcCCTCCGCCAGCATGACCCGCCTGGTCCGCTCGCGA ACCGCCTCGGGCTCGAGCGTCGCCTCCTTCGACGGCAACCGCTCGCGCATCGCACACCAACGACCCCCCGCAACCGCTCGCGCTCGCACACCCAACGACGGCACGCGCTCACGCAGCCAGACGACGGAGCACCCGCAGCGCCGGCCGCTCCCACCACGGACACCATGGACGGCTCCGGCCAGCTCGGACCAGGCCGTGCTCAAGTCCACCGAAGTGTCCTGTTAG